In the Drosophila takahashii strain IR98-3 E-12201 chromosome 3R, DtakHiC1v2, whole genome shotgun sequence genome, one interval contains:
- the Rfk gene encoding putative riboflavin kinase has product MERAIVILDKLARSALRSQSKPIPQINRPLACGNHLKRHRSTSGSESKEIREMLSQLPLFAGGEIVRGFGRGSKELGIPTANFPLEVVKSLPESLPTGAYYGWANVDNGPVHKMVLSVGWNPFYSNKEKSVETHMLHDFNCDLYGQILKICIVGYLRPERSFDSLESLIAAIRADIEQAKEFLDEQDKAKLKDASFFTEKLCPPK; this is encoded by the exons ATGGAAAGAGCAATAGTTAT ACTCGATAAATTGGCCCGCAGTGCTTTGCGGTCGCAGAGCAAACCAATACCGCAAATCAACCGCCCGTTGGCCTGTGGGAATCATTTGAAGCGCCACCGCAGCACATCTGGGTCAGAGTCCAAGGAAATCCGGGAAATGCTGAGCCAACTACCTCTCTTCGCCGGCGGCGAGATCGTCCGTGGATTCGGACGTGGCTCCAAGGAGCTGGGCATCCCAACAG CTAACTTTCCGCTGGAGGTGGTGAAATCGCTGCCTGAATCACTGCCCACGGGCGCCTACTACGGCTGGGCGAACGTGGACAACGGACCGGTGCACAAAATGGTCCTCAGCGTCGGCTGGAATCCCTTCTACAGCAACAAGGAGAAGAGCGTGGAGACGCACATGCTGCACGACTTCAACTGCGACCTGTACGGCCAGATACTTAAGATATGCATTGTGGGATACCTGCGACCAGAGCGCAGCTTCGACTCCCTGGAGTCGCTGATAGCCGCCATTCGGGCGGATATAGAGCAGGCCAAGGAGTTTCTGGACGAGCAGGACAAGGCCAAGTTGAAGGATGCTTCGTTCTTCACCGAGAAGCTTTGCCCCCCGAAATAG